The following coding sequences lie in one Cydia strobilella chromosome 16, ilCydStro3.1, whole genome shotgun sequence genomic window:
- the LOC134748394 gene encoding post-GPI attachment to proteins factor 6 isoform X1 — MKISLYFFLFYVCNTACNGDKEAEEEASRKRILDQLTKTRTVILDDYHLVTRQIATDVYMYRSYRTVSVVFYPVRKDVSDARFTFQAEELHLNNIGRCDPQDVIINIKHGSYPAVNPDGYPFPKDFVDPATRDNIHTVELLSDGKNKSYSITHPKPGSWYALVYRKWEDPRTQKVEQQGLVADCHTILYTDLQVKIDDDIRLIDCDQGITISYSNIPATYKCMVVDNIQPVNFNFTITNTASADRDVIFLVQALYQPTLDNNLLSCYFDPRASNVHSVNFIPHPNAWHYFRIEHYTPDNDTKINDCNNLYYARTEEDDLSNHSVIDLMRDDKGRFFTFDYGLPTTDLQDATSLVNLTSDEVKSLRFPVTKILDIGGTLALEASLLMKNLKYYMGWKRDRKGVQGNLLAFTEDSQYMRVVICLDIGHTSLPLSSGHCQYNDHVKPALFVLNSTDSESIDDKVIIPFPDDGQWYLTFRLFCDEVVCPCRTFDNGTKYYVNSSVLDRDEEDLGNVSMREGEKDCNVTVVLSISSSSCVGGRCGNHGSCLLNTFGGLIMSFCSCTAGYGGWDCTDDSRMDSSVSMIVSVLLLTLSNMLFFISIYVAIIRLYYTEAMMYGFTMVFSTFYHACDAPAQVAYCITRPNILQFGDFYCGIMCFWVTLLAMAIMGDKLRSSLQLIGAIIIALLTTWNMHSIVAFILPVAIGCGFLLLSWYLDWRKAHALMFNRSYYTTFLPIGIFLVGVGLICFAFLQTEQNYKIVHSIWHMIIAASVVFLLPDIKRGDDVNPFLPGPNFWRLPFCSKFNRSQTPNTVNRSQTPTTTAPLTAD; from the exons ATGAAAATCAGTTtgtattttttcctattttatgTGTGTAATACGGCATGCAATGGCGATAAAGAAGCCGAAGAGGAGGCGAGCAGGAAACGGATACTTGACCAATTGACGAAAACACGCACAGTGATACTGGATGACTACCATTTGGTCACTAGGCAGATAGCGACCGATGTATATATGTACAGAAGCTACCGCACTGTGTCTGTTGTGTTTTATCCCGTCAGGAAAGACGTTAGCGATGCACGCTTCACATTCCAGGCTGAAGAGCTTCATTTAAATAACATTG GCAGGTGCGACCCTCAAGATGTCATAATCAACATAAAGCACGGCTCCTACCCAGCCGTGAACCCTGACGGGTACCCCTTCCCTAAAGACTTCGTGGACCCGGCAACCAGGGACAATATACACACGGTGGAACTGCTGTCGGATGGCAAGAATAAGTCTTACAGTATAACCCACCCCAAGCCTGGTTCTTGGTACGCGCTGGTGTATAGGAAATGGGAGGATCCTAGGACTCAGAAGGTTGAGCAGCAAG GTCTCGTTGCCGACTGCCACACAATCTTATACACGGACCTGCAAGTGAAAATAGACGATGACATCCGACTTATAGACTGTGATCAGGGCATCACCATCTCCTACTCGAATATTCCCGCCACCTACAAGTGTATGGTCGTCGACAACATACAGCCCGTCAACTTCAATTTTACAATCACGAACACTGCCAGTGCTGACAGAGACGTCATCTTCCTTGTACAAGCCCTATACCAACCCACTCTAGATAATAACCTCCTCTCTTGTTACTTCGACCCAAGAGCCAGCAATGTACACTCAGTTAACTTCATTCCTCATCCCAACGCGTGGCATTACTTCAGAATAGAACACTATACCCCCGACAATGATACCAAAATCAATGACTGTAACAACCTATACTATGCCAGAACGGAAGAAGACGATCTCAGCAATCATTCCGTTATAGACCTTATGCGCGATGACAAAGGTCGCTTTTTCACATTCGACTACGGCTTGCCTACCACTGATTTGCAAGACGCAACCAGCTTAGTCAATCTGACCTCGGACGAAGTGAAGTCCTTAAGGTTTCCGGTGACCAAAATCTTAGATATCGGAGGCACTTTAGCTTTGGAAGCTAGTCTgcttatgaaaaacttaaaatattacatgggATGGAAAAGAGATCGGAAAGGTGTCCAAGGAAATTTGCTGGCGTTTACGGAGGATAGCCAGTATATGCGAGTTGTGATCTGTTTGGACATCGGTCACACGAGCTTGCCCTTATCGTCCGGACACTGCCAATACAACGATCACGTGAAGCCGGCTCTGTTCGTGTTGAACAGCACGGACTCGGAGTCCATAGACGATAAAGTGATAATTCCTTTTCCCGACGACGGGCAGTGGTATCTGACGTTCCGTTTGTTTTGCGATGAAGTCGTCTGTCCTTGTCGGACGTTCGATAACGGTACAAAGTATTACGTGAACTCGAGCGTGCTAGACAGGGACGAGGAAGACTTGGGGAACGTGTCGATGCGAGAGGGGGAGAAGGATTGCAACGTGACGGTGGTGCTGTCAATTTCATCGTCGTCTTGCGTAGGCGGCCGCTGCGGGAACCACGGCAGCTGTTTGCTCAACACGTTCGGGGGACTgattatgtcattttgctcctgTACGGCTGGTTACGGAG GCTGGGACTGCACTGACGACTCAAGGATGGACAGCAGCGTCTCCATGATCGTGTCAGTACTGCTCCTGACCCTCAGCAACATGCTCTTCTTCATCTCCATCTACGTGGCCATCATCAGGCTGTACTACACCGAAGCCATGATGTATGGGTTCACCATGGTCTTCTCTACATTCTACCACGCCTGCGACGCGCCCGCTCAGGTAGCCTACTGTATAACCCGACCGAACATTCTACAGTTCGGAGACTTTTACTGTGGCATCATGTGCTTCTGGGTAACATTGCTGGCCATGGCCATCATGGGTGATAAACTAAGATCCTCATTACAACTGATCGGTGCAATAATCATAGCTTTACTCACTACCTGGAACATGCATTCTATAGTCGCGTTTATTTTACCTGTGGCGATTGGATGcggatttttattattaagttggTATCTAGATTGGAGAAAGGCTCATGCGTTAATGTTCAATAGATCGTATTACACGACTTTTTTGCCTATAGGCATATTTTTGGTCGGTGTAGGTTTGATCTGCTTTGCTTTCCTTCAGACTGAGCAGAATTATAAGATTGTACATTCGATTTGGCATATGATAATAGCTGCAAGCGTAGTGTTCCTTTTACCGGATATAAAACGCGGAGACGATGTCAACCCATTCCTGCCCGGCCCCAATTTCTGGAGACTGCCGTTTTGTAGCAAATTCAACAGATCTCAGACCCCTAACACTGTCAATAGATCTCAAACTCCTACAACAACGGCCCCGTTAACAGCAGACTGA
- the LOC134748394 gene encoding post-GPI attachment to proteins factor 6 isoform X2, translating to MKISLYFFLFYVCNTACNGDKEAEEEASRKRILDQLTKTRTVILDDYHLVTRQIATDVYMYRSYRTVSVVFYPVRKDVSDARFTFQAEELHLNNIGRCDPQDVIINIKHGSYPAVNPDGYPFPKDFVDPATRDNIHTVELLSDGKNKSYSITHPKPGSWYALVYRKWEDPRTQKVEQQGLVADCHTILYTDLQVKIDDDIRLIDCDQGITISYSNIPATYKCMVVDNIQPVNFNFTITNTASADRDVIFLVQALYQPTLDNNLLSCYFDPRASNVHSVNFIPHPNAWHYFRIEHYTPDNDTKINDCNNLYYARTEEDDLSNHSVIDLMRDDKGRFFTFDYGLPTTDLQDATSLVNLTSDEVKSLRFPVTKILDIGGTLALEASLLMKNLKYYMGWKRDRKGVQGNLLAFTEDSQYMRVVICLDIGHTSLPLSSGHCQYNDHVKPALFVLNSTDSESIDDKVIIPFPDDGQWYLTFRLFCDEVVCPCRTFDNGTKYYVNSSVLDRDEEDLGNVSMREGEKDCNVTVVLSISSSSCVGGRCGNHGSCLLNTFGGLIMSFCSCTAGYGGWDCTDDSRMDSSVSMIVSVLLLTLSNMLFFISIYVAIIRLYYTEAMMYGFTMVFSTFYHACDAPAQVAYCITRPNILQFGDFYCGIMCFWVTLLAMAIMGDKLRSSLQLIGAIIIALLTTWNMHSIVAFILPVAIGCGFLLLSWYLDWRKAHALMFNRSYYTTFLPIGIFLVGVGLICFAFLQTEQNYKIVHSIWHMIIAASVVFLLPDIKRGDDVNPFLPGPNFWRLPFCSKFNRSQTPNTVNRSQTPTTTAPLTAD from the exons ATGAAAATCAGTTtgtattttttcctattttatgTGTGTAATACGGCATGCAATGGCGATAAAGAAGCCGAAGAGGAGGCGAGCAGGAAACGGATACTTGACCAATTGACGAAAACACGCACAGTGATACTGGATGACTACCATTTGGTCACTAGGCAGATAGCGACCGATGTATATATGTACAGAAGCTACCGCACTGTGTCTGTTGTGTTTTATCCCGTCAGGAAAGACGTTAGCGATGCACGCTTCACATTCCAGGCTGAAGAGCTTCATTTAAATAACATTGGTAG GTGCGACCCTCAAGATGTCATAATCAACATAAAGCACGGCTCCTACCCAGCCGTGAACCCTGACGGGTACCCCTTCCCTAAAGACTTCGTGGACCCGGCAACCAGGGACAATATACACACGGTGGAACTGCTGTCGGATGGCAAGAATAAGTCTTACAGTATAACCCACCCCAAGCCTGGTTCTTGGTACGCGCTGGTGTATAGGAAATGGGAGGATCCTAGGACTCAGAAGGTTGAGCAGCAAG GTCTCGTTGCCGACTGCCACACAATCTTATACACGGACCTGCAAGTGAAAATAGACGATGACATCCGACTTATAGACTGTGATCAGGGCATCACCATCTCCTACTCGAATATTCCCGCCACCTACAAGTGTATGGTCGTCGACAACATACAGCCCGTCAACTTCAATTTTACAATCACGAACACTGCCAGTGCTGACAGAGACGTCATCTTCCTTGTACAAGCCCTATACCAACCCACTCTAGATAATAACCTCCTCTCTTGTTACTTCGACCCAAGAGCCAGCAATGTACACTCAGTTAACTTCATTCCTCATCCCAACGCGTGGCATTACTTCAGAATAGAACACTATACCCCCGACAATGATACCAAAATCAATGACTGTAACAACCTATACTATGCCAGAACGGAAGAAGACGATCTCAGCAATCATTCCGTTATAGACCTTATGCGCGATGACAAAGGTCGCTTTTTCACATTCGACTACGGCTTGCCTACCACTGATTTGCAAGACGCAACCAGCTTAGTCAATCTGACCTCGGACGAAGTGAAGTCCTTAAGGTTTCCGGTGACCAAAATCTTAGATATCGGAGGCACTTTAGCTTTGGAAGCTAGTCTgcttatgaaaaacttaaaatattacatgggATGGAAAAGAGATCGGAAAGGTGTCCAAGGAAATTTGCTGGCGTTTACGGAGGATAGCCAGTATATGCGAGTTGTGATCTGTTTGGACATCGGTCACACGAGCTTGCCCTTATCGTCCGGACACTGCCAATACAACGATCACGTGAAGCCGGCTCTGTTCGTGTTGAACAGCACGGACTCGGAGTCCATAGACGATAAAGTGATAATTCCTTTTCCCGACGACGGGCAGTGGTATCTGACGTTCCGTTTGTTTTGCGATGAAGTCGTCTGTCCTTGTCGGACGTTCGATAACGGTACAAAGTATTACGTGAACTCGAGCGTGCTAGACAGGGACGAGGAAGACTTGGGGAACGTGTCGATGCGAGAGGGGGAGAAGGATTGCAACGTGACGGTGGTGCTGTCAATTTCATCGTCGTCTTGCGTAGGCGGCCGCTGCGGGAACCACGGCAGCTGTTTGCTCAACACGTTCGGGGGACTgattatgtcattttgctcctgTACGGCTGGTTACGGAG GCTGGGACTGCACTGACGACTCAAGGATGGACAGCAGCGTCTCCATGATCGTGTCAGTACTGCTCCTGACCCTCAGCAACATGCTCTTCTTCATCTCCATCTACGTGGCCATCATCAGGCTGTACTACACCGAAGCCATGATGTATGGGTTCACCATGGTCTTCTCTACATTCTACCACGCCTGCGACGCGCCCGCTCAGGTAGCCTACTGTATAACCCGACCGAACATTCTACAGTTCGGAGACTTTTACTGTGGCATCATGTGCTTCTGGGTAACATTGCTGGCCATGGCCATCATGGGTGATAAACTAAGATCCTCATTACAACTGATCGGTGCAATAATCATAGCTTTACTCACTACCTGGAACATGCATTCTATAGTCGCGTTTATTTTACCTGTGGCGATTGGATGcggatttttattattaagttggTATCTAGATTGGAGAAAGGCTCATGCGTTAATGTTCAATAGATCGTATTACACGACTTTTTTGCCTATAGGCATATTTTTGGTCGGTGTAGGTTTGATCTGCTTTGCTTTCCTTCAGACTGAGCAGAATTATAAGATTGTACATTCGATTTGGCATATGATAATAGCTGCAAGCGTAGTGTTCCTTTTACCGGATATAAAACGCGGAGACGATGTCAACCCATTCCTGCCCGGCCCCAATTTCTGGAGACTGCCGTTTTGTAGCAAATTCAACAGATCTCAGACCCCTAACACTGTCAATAGATCTCAAACTCCTACAACAACGGCCCCGTTAACAGCAGACTGA
- the LOC134748108 gene encoding SAYSvFN domain-containing protein 1, giving the protein MEAKLKEYRSLRRRKELIESAKNKLEKSKNKFVDFITPNFFKEMEKAKEDEVLLIENEEPTASEYPLHQFEDSTDIASEISEVETVVPGTQESWRYFIIKWSIYTVIWLTLYAFFLKIQFGAVFFVFSVLIGIYLNTRTGPKRKGEVSAYSVFNKDCASIDGTLKAEQLMKEMMYGAAVR; this is encoded by the exons ATGGAGGCAAAATTAAAGGAATATCGCTCTCTTCGACGTCGCAAAGAGCTCATTGAAAGCGCGAAGAACAAGCTCGAgaaatccaaaaataaatttgtagATTTCATCACTCCAAACTTCTTCAAAGAGATGGAAAAGGCAAAAGAAGATGAGGTGTTGTTG ATCGAAAATGAAGAGCCAACAGCTTCCGAGTACCCTCTCCACCAGTTTGAAGATAGTACAGACATAGCATCAGAAATCAGTGAAGTAGAAACTGTGGTACCAGGAACACAAGAATCTTGGCGATACTTCATCATCAAATGGTCCATTTACACTGTAATATGGCTTACACTATATGCATTCTTCCTGAAGATACAATTTGGTGCAGTCTTCTTTGTATTTTCCGTTTTAATtggaatatatttaaatactagAACAGGGCCGAAGAGAAAGGGAGAAGTGTCAGCGTACAGTGTATTTAATAAGGACTGTGCCAGCATCGATGGCACACTGAAAGCAGAACAGTTAATGAAAGAAATGATGTATGGTGCTGCTGTTCGGTGA